The genomic stretch TGGCGATCCAGCGCGAGGTTCAGAGCATCAACGTCGAGAATCTCTCGGAGCTGAAGGGATGACCGGCGCCACCCTGGCCGCGCTGCTGGTCCAGGGCGCGCCCCTCCTGGCATGCGCGGTCGTGCTGCTCGGGCTCCGGGGGCGGCCGCGGGCCGCCGCGGCGCTCGGCATCGCCGCGATGGTCGCGTCGGTCCTCGCCAGCGGCTGGCTGGTCGCGACGGTCGCCGTGCCGGGGCGGACGCTGCTCGCCCAGACGGTCTTCCTGCCGGTGGACGCCACCCGGAGTCTGGCGTTCGGCGTGCTGCTCGACCCGCTCTCCACCACGATGGCCCTGGTCGTCGCCGCGGTCACGCTGGCGGTGATGGTCTACTCCACGGGTTACATGGCCGGGGATCCGGGGTTCGCGCGCTACTACGGGTTCCTGGCGCTGTTCGGGTGGGCGATGCAGGGCCTGGTGCTCGCCGCGAACCTGCTGCAGACGCTGGTCTTCTGGGAGCTGGTGGGCCTCGCGTCGTTCCTCCTGATCGGATTCTGGTTCGACCGGCCCGCCCCGGCCGCGGCGGCGCGCAAGGCGTTCATCATGACCCGGGTGGGCGACGTGGGCTTCCTGCTCGGGGTGCTGCTGCTGATCCGCACGCTGGGACTCGCGACGATCCCCGACGTGATCGCCGCGGCGGCGCCCGGCGGCGCGCTCGCGCCCCGCACGGTCACGATCGCGGCGGCCCTGCTCCTGATGGGCGTCATCGGGAAGAGCGCCCAGGGCCCGTTGTTCACCTGGCTGCCGGACGCGATGGAGGGACCGACCCCGGTCTCCGCGCTGCTGCACTCGGCCACGATGGTGGCGGCCGGCGTGTACCTCGTGGCCCGCCTCCACCCGTTGTTCCTCGCCGCTCCGGCGGTGATGCGGGCGCTGCTCTGGCTCGCCGTGGCGACGGCCCTGGCCACGGCGACCATGGCGATGGTGGCCGGCGACATCAAGCGGGTGCTGGCCTATTCCACCATCTCGCAGCTGGCGTACATGCTGATGGGCCTCGCGGCCGGAAGCACCGCGGCCGGGTTCTTCCACCTGACCACGCACGCGGGCTTCAAGGCGCTGCTGTTCCTGTCGGCGGGGATCTTCATCCACCATGCCCATTCCAACGACATGCGCGAGATCGCCGCGCGGGACCCGCGCTCCCAACGCGCCGGCGTGCTCGGCCTGGTGGCCGGGAGCGCGGCGCTCGCGGGCGTGATCCCGTTCGCCGGGTACTTCAGCAAGGAAGCGATCCTCGCCGCGCTCGGGAACGGAGCGCCGAGGCCGGCGCTGGTGCTCGCCTATCTCGGCGCCGGGCTCACGGCCTACTACGCGTTCCGGATGGTGTTCCTCACGCTGGTGCCCGCCGGCGCCGGGACGGCGGCGGGCGGCGGCACCGAACGCGGCACCCACGGGCCATCGCCCGCGCCGGCGCACCGGACCACGGGCGGCGAGCGGGCGATGGGGGGCACCGTGCTGTTCCTCGCGGCGCTGACGCTGGTGCTGGGCTACCTCGGTCCGTGGCTCGGCGCGCGGCTCGGCGGGGCGGGGGCGGGGGCGGCGGGCGGCCCGCTGGAGCTGGGTACGGGCCCGCTGGTCGCGCTGGCGCTGGTGGCGGCCGGCATCGCGGTCGCCTGGGTCGAGTTCGGGCGCGCGGGCGCGCCGCGCATCGGGTTCGTGGAGCGCGTGCCGCCCCTGGCCCGCTTCTTCGCCGACAACTGGTACCTCGACCGGCTATACCGCGCGACGGTGATCCGCTGGGCCACGGCGCTCGCGCGCGCCGCGCACTGGAACGACCGCACGATCGTGGACGGCGCCACGGACGGCGTCGCCAACGGCACGATCGGCGGGGGCCGGCTGCTCGCCCTGGTACAGAGCGGCTACGTGCAGGCCTACGTCGCCGTCGCGGTGGCCCTGGTCGCGGCGCTCGCCTACCTGCTCGGGCCGGCGGGCGCGCGGTGAGCCAGCTGCCGCTCCTTACCATCCTGCTCGCGTGCCCGGTGCTCGGCCTGGCGGGCATCCTGGCCACGCCGGCCCGCTACCCCGGCGCCATCCGGCGGATCGCCGCGGCGAGCGGCGTGGCGGCGGCGGCCGTGGTCGCGGTCCTGTGGCTGCGGTTCGATCCGGCGGCCCCGGGCTACCAGTTCGTGGAGCGGGTGCCGTGGGTGCCTTCGCTGGGCATCGAGTGGCACCACGGGGTGGACGGGCTGAACCTGCCGCTCCTGGCGCTGACGGCCATCGTGTTCCTCACCGGCGTGCTGGTGATGTGGGAGCTCGCCGAGCGCGTGAAGGAGTACTTCGCCTTCATGACGCTGCTGGTGATCGGCGTGTACGGCGTGTTCATGACGCTGGACCTGTTCTTCTTCGTGTTCTACTACGAAGTCGCGGTGCTGCCCATGTACCTGCTGATCGCGGTGTGGGGCAGCACGCGGAAGGAATACGGCGCCATGAAGCTCACCCTGTACCTGCTGGTGGGCACCGCGCTGGTGGTGCCGGCCGCGCTGGCGGTGTACTGGGGGGCGGGTGCGGGCAGCTTCGACCTCACGCGCCTGGCGGCGGCGCACTACGGACGCGGCTTCCAGCTGGTGGTCTATCCCTTCCTGTTCGTGGGCTTCGGCATCCTGGCCGGCATGTGGCCGCTGCACACCTGGTCGCCGGTGGGCCACGTGGCGGCGCCGACCGCCGTGTCGATGCTGCACGCCGGGGTGCTGATGAAGCTGGGCGCCTACGGGATCCTGCGGGTCGCGATGCCGCTGCTGCCGGAGGGCGCGCACTACTGGGCGCAGGCGACGGCGGTCCTGGCGACGGTGAACATCGTGTACGGCGCGTTCGTGGCGCTGGCGCAGACCGACCTGAAGTTCGTCATCGGGTACTCGTCGGTCTCGCACATGGGCATCGTGCTGCTGGGCCTCTCGACGCTGTCGGAGGCCGGCGTCAACGGCGCGGTGTTCCAGATGTTCAGCCACGGCGTCATGACGGCCCTGTTCTTCGCCGCGGTGGGCTACCTCTACGACCGGCTGCACACCCGCGACATCGGCAAGCTGGGCGGCCTGTCGCGGACCCTGCCGGTGGCGTCCGCGTTCTTCATCATCGCGGCGCTCACCGGGGCCGGGGTGCCGGGCTTCTCCTCGTTCTGGGCCGAGCTGCTGGTGTTCCTCGCCACGCTCCGGACCTTCCCGGTGCTGGCGGTGATCGTGGTCGCGGCGCTGACCGTCACGCTCGCGTACTCGATCCGGGTCATCGTGCTCGCCTTCTTCGGCGAGCCGCGGGAGGCGCATCCGGGCGTGGCGGACATCTCGGCGTTCCTGGCACTGCCGCGGGCCATCCTGGTCGGGTTCCTGCTGCTGTTCGGCTTCGCGCCGAGCCTGATCCTGAACGTCATCGCGCCCGCGACGCGGGCCTTCGTGCGGGCGGTCCAGTGACCCGCTACGTGGCCCTGCTGCCCGAGGCGTCGCTGGCCGCGACGGCGCTGCTGATCTTCGCCGCGCTGATGACCGAGCGAAACCGGACGGCGCGCGCGCGCCGAGCGGCCTACGTCGGCGGCGTGCTGGTGCTCGCGGCGAGCGTGCTCACGCTGGGGCGGAGCGAGGAGTTCTTCTGGGGTGCCTACCGGGTGGACGCGTTCTCGCAGCTGGTGAAGGCGGCGGTGGCCGCGGGCTTCCTGATCGGCGCCGCGATCGCCGGCGAGGGCCGGGGGCAGCGCGAGGACGTGCGCGGCGAGGTGTTCTTCTTCCTCCTCACCTCCGCGATCGGGCTGGTGGCGTTGGCCAGCGCCGTCGAGCTGCTCGCGCTCTACCTGGCGATGGAGATCGCGTCGTTCTCGCTGTTCGTCCTGGTGCCGATGTGCGACCGCTGCGAGATGGGCCGCGAAGCCGCGCTCAAGTTCATCGTGATCGGCCTGGCCGCCTCCGCGATCACGCTGTTCGGGCTGTCGCTGCTGGTCGGCTTCACGGGCGCCACCGGGGTCGACCAGATCGCCGCGCAGCTCCCGCAGCTGGCGGGCGAGCCGGCCGTGATGCTGGGGATGGCGCTGTTCCTGGCCGGCCTGCTGTTCAAGCTGGCAGTGTTCCCCTTCCACTTCTGGGCGCCCGACGTGTATCAGGCGGCGTCGCACGGTGTGGCGGCGTTCGTCGCCACGGCCTCGAAGGTCGGGGCCATCGCGGTGCTGGCGCGGCTGGTGGCGCTCGCGGGCCTCGGGGGCACCCGGCTGGTGACGGCGCTGGCCCTGATCGCCGCGGTCTCGATGACCCTGGGCAACCTGGTGGCCATCGTGCAGCGCGACGTGAAGCGGATGCTGGCCTACTCCGCGGTCGCGCAGGCCGGCTACGTGGTGGTGGGGCTGGTCGCCTTCACGCGCGCCGGCCTCGCCGCCGCGCTGTTCTACGGGCTGCTCTACCTGCTGATGAACGCGGCGGCCTTCCTGGTGGTCGCGCGCGTCGGGGCCGACGGCAGCAACCCGCAGCTCGAGGACCTCCGGGGCCTCCACCGGCGCTCGCCCCTGCTGGCGGCCACCCTGCTGCTCGCGCTGTTCGCGCTGGCCGGCGTGCCGCCGACCGCGGGCTTCGCCGGCAAGTGGTTCCTGTTCTCCGCCGCGATGGGGCAGGGCTGGTGGCTGCTGGTCCTGCTCGCGGCCGTCAACAGCACGGTCTCGGTCTACTACTATCTCGTGGCGGTCAGGTACGCCTACCTGCTGCCGGACGACCAGAACCGCGGACCCCTCCCGCTGTCGTTCGGCGACCGGACGCTGTGCTACGCGCTCTCGACGGCGGTCGTGGTCCTGGGCGTCTTTCCCACCGCGCTGTACCGCCTCGCCGAGCGCGCGGCGCAGCTCCTGCCGTAGCCCGACCGTCGCTTGCCTCCGGGCGCGCCGCCGCTGTAAGCTCAGAGCGTTTCCGACCCGGAGACAGCCATGGCGCCGGTCGTGGGAGAGCCCGCCCCGGAGTTCACCCTGCCGTCCACGTCGGGGACGGACGTGTCGCTCGCCCAGTACCGCGGGAAGTCCACCGTGGTCCTGGCATTCTTCCCCCTCGCCTTCACCTCGACATGCACCGCCGAGATGAGCGCGTTCAGCGAGGACTTCGCGCGGTTCGCGGACGCCGGCGCCACCGTGCTCCCGATCAGCGTGGACTCCATCCCGACGCTGCGGGAGTTCAAGGCCAAGGAGAAGATGACGGTGGAGCTGCTGTCCGACTTCAAGCGCGAGGTGTGCCGGGTCTACGGCACGCTGCTCGAGGACAAGTTCTTCTCGCGGCGCGCGTATTTCCTGGTCGACAGGCAGGGGATCCTGCGCTGGTCGCATGTGGAGGCCGAGCTCGGCCACCGACGTGACGACGACGAGCTGTTGGCGCAGATCGCCGCCCTGTAGCGGCGCCGGGGGCCGAGCGCGCCGGGCCGCGCGCCGGATCGGCGACGCCCGGGGAGGGCCGGCGTGAGCGACCCGCTCGAGCTGCTCGCGCGGTCCGACAAGTGGCAGCTCGCGGCGGGCGAGGGCCTGGTGTTCGCGCCGCCGTTCCCCATCTGGCTCGACGTGCCGGGCTTCTGGGACGAGGCCCACCTGTTCGAGTACCCCCTCCAGCCGCTGTTCACCGTCACCTTCCTCGACGAGGCGGGCGCGGAGCTGCGCCTGGTGCCTGGAGCGCGCCGCTGGTCGCCCGCCGCCCTCGAGGTGCCCTACCAGCCGGCCGGAACGATCGAGGCGGTCGAGACCCGGATGGTGCTGCCCGGCTTCGTGGTCGGCAGCGAGTGGGCGCTGCGCAACACGGGCACCGAGCGGGCGCTGATCCACGCGGTGGCGTGGACCACCGCCCCGGGCGACGAGGTGCCCGCCGAGGCCGTCGGGTGGTCGTCGGTGGAGCTGTCGTGGCCGCGCCGGGTGATCGACCGCAAGGGCCACCCGCTCGACCTGGTGCTGAAGCTGGCGCTTGCCCGTGGCACGGACACCTGGGGCGCGGTCCGCGCCGAGCCCACCGCGAACCTGCCTCGGTTCTCGCTCACCCCGTTCTGGGACCGGTGGGATCCCCGCCGCGGCGGTCTGGCCTGCCGCAGCGATCTCGGGGGCATCTCGGACGCCGGCCTCGTCTACCTCGGCCTGCACCGGGCGCTGGAGATCCCCGCCGGCGGGGTGGCCCGCCTGGCCGTGGCCCTGCAGGTGGAGCCCGATCTGCCCCGGCGCGCCCCGCCGGAGCCGCGCGTGGATCCCGCGACGCCGCGCAAGGCGTCGTCGTTCTCCGCGGCGAGCCGCGCGTCGTGGGAGGATTTCCTCGTCGGCGTGCCCTCGTTCCGGTGCTCCGACCCGTACTTCGAGCGCTACTGGGCGTACCGCTGGTTCGGCCTGCGGCTCAACGGCGTGAGCAGCGGGTGGGGCAACTACGCCGCGCCGACGGTGTGCGAGGGCATCGGCTACTTCCACCAGCCGGTGGCGTTCAGCGCCCCGTGCCACATCCGGGAGCTGCGCTGGGGCCACGACCCCGAGCTGGCGCGCGGCGTGCTCCGGACCTTCGTCGCTGCGCAGGGGATGGACGGCGCGTTTCCCGGGCGGGTGTACGCGAACCACCTGGAGGGGGCGGACTTCTACCACGCGGACTGGGGCGGCGCCCTGCTGGCGC from Gemmatimonadales bacterium encodes the following:
- a CDS encoding NADH-quinone oxidoreductase subunit N, translated to MTRYVALLPEASLAATALLIFAALMTERNRTARARRAAYVGGVLVLAASVLTLGRSEEFFWGAYRVDAFSQLVKAAVAAGFLIGAAIAGEGRGQREDVRGEVFFFLLTSAIGLVALASAVELLALYLAMEIASFSLFVLVPMCDRCEMGREAALKFIVIGLAASAITLFGLSLLVGFTGATGVDQIAAQLPQLAGEPAVMLGMALFLAGLLFKLAVFPFHFWAPDVYQAASHGVAAFVATASKVGAIAVLARLVALAGLGGTRLVTALALIAAVSMTLGNLVAIVQRDVKRMLAYSAVAQAGYVVVGLVAFTRAGLAAALFYGLLYLLMNAAAFLVVARVGADGSNPQLEDLRGLHRRSPLLAATLLLALFALAGVPPTAGFAGKWFLFSAAMGQGWWLLVLLAAVNSTVSVYYYLVAVRYAYLLPDDQNRGPLPLSFGDRTLCYALSTAVVVLGVFPTALYRLAERAAQLLP
- a CDS encoding NADH-quinone oxidoreductase subunit L, with the translated sequence MTGATLAALLVQGAPLLACAVVLLGLRGRPRAAAALGIAAMVASVLASGWLVATVAVPGRTLLAQTVFLPVDATRSLAFGVLLDPLSTTMALVVAAVTLAVMVYSTGYMAGDPGFARYYGFLALFGWAMQGLVLAANLLQTLVFWELVGLASFLLIGFWFDRPAPAAAARKAFIMTRVGDVGFLLGVLLLIRTLGLATIPDVIAAAAPGGALAPRTVTIAAALLLMGVIGKSAQGPLFTWLPDAMEGPTPVSALLHSATMVAAGVYLVARLHPLFLAAPAVMRALLWLAVATALATATMAMVAGDIKRVLAYSTISQLAYMLMGLAAGSTAAGFFHLTTHAGFKALLFLSAGIFIHHAHSNDMREIAARDPRSQRAGVLGLVAGSAALAGVIPFAGYFSKEAILAALGNGAPRPALVLAYLGAGLTAYYAFRMVFLTLVPAGAGTAAGGGTERGTHGPSPAPAHRTTGGERAMGGTVLFLAALTLVLGYLGPWLGARLGGAGAGAAGGPLELGTGPLVALALVAAGIAVAWVEFGRAGAPRIGFVERVPPLARFFADNWYLDRLYRATVIRWATALARAAHWNDRTIVDGATDGVANGTIGGGRLLALVQSGYVQAYVAVAVALVAALAYLLGPAGAR
- a CDS encoding redoxin domain-containing protein, whose amino-acid sequence is MAPVVGEPAPEFTLPSTSGTDVSLAQYRGKSTVVLAFFPLAFTSTCTAEMSAFSEDFARFADAGATVLPISVDSIPTLREFKAKEKMTVELLSDFKREVCRVYGTLLEDKFFSRRAYFLVDRQGILRWSHVEAELGHRRDDDELLAQIAAL
- a CDS encoding NADH-quinone oxidoreductase subunit M — its product is MSQLPLLTILLACPVLGLAGILATPARYPGAIRRIAAASGVAAAAVVAVLWLRFDPAAPGYQFVERVPWVPSLGIEWHHGVDGLNLPLLALTAIVFLTGVLVMWELAERVKEYFAFMTLLVIGVYGVFMTLDLFFFVFYYEVAVLPMYLLIAVWGSTRKEYGAMKLTLYLLVGTALVVPAALAVYWGAGAGSFDLTRLAAAHYGRGFQLVVYPFLFVGFGILAGMWPLHTWSPVGHVAAPTAVSMLHAGVLMKLGAYGILRVAMPLLPEGAHYWAQATAVLATVNIVYGAFVALAQTDLKFVIGYSSVSHMGIVLLGLSTLSEAGVNGAVFQMFSHGVMTALFFAAVGYLYDRLHTRDIGKLGGLSRTLPVASAFFIIAALTGAGVPGFSSFWAELLVFLATLRTFPVLAVIVVAALTVTLAYSIRVIVLAFFGEPREAHPGVADISAFLALPRAILVGFLLLFGFAPSLILNVIAPATRAFVRAVQ